Proteins encoded in a region of the Gammaproteobacteria bacterium genome:
- a CDS encoding peptidylprolyl isomerase, producing MIEMKTSLGTLILEIDFERAPVSARNFQDYVEAGFYDGTIFHRVIDNFMIQGGGFEPGMKQKATNSTIENEADNGLTNKVGTIAMARTMDPHSATAQFFININDNDFLNHRDKSPQGWGYAVFGKVVEGMDVVDKIRQCQTGSTMGHQDVPVEDVIIESARVVEADT from the coding sequence ATGATTGAAATGAAAACCAGTCTCGGGACTCTGATCCTGGAAATTGATTTTGAGCGGGCACCCGTTTCAGCCCGGAACTTCCAGGATTACGTTGAAGCCGGCTTCTACGATGGCACGATTTTCCACCGGGTGATCGATAACTTCATGATCCAGGGCGGTGGGTTCGAGCCGGGCATGAAGCAGAAAGCGACCAACAGCACGATTGAGAACGAGGCAGACAACGGCCTGACCAACAAGGTTGGCACCATCGCCATGGCCCGCACTATGGATCCACACTCGGCAACGGCCCAGTTTTTTATCAACATCAACGACAACGATTTCCTGAATCATCGCGACAAATCACCCCAGGGCTGGGGCTACGCCGTTTTTGGCAAAGTTGTCGAAGGTATGGATGTGGTCGATAAAATCAGACAATGCCAGACCGGCAGCACCATGGGTCACCAGGATGTCCCCGTTGAAGACGTGATCATCGAATCGGCCCGGGTTGTTGAAG